The Stutzerimonas stutzeri DNA window GCGCCGGCATCAGCTCCAGGGTGTACCAGGCGGCCGGGTTCGGCACGCCCAGGGTTTCGCTGAACACCAGCAGCATGAACAGGTCGTCCTCGTCGCGCCTGGCCCGGGCGAAGGTTCGCCGATAGGGCGCGACGTAGAACTCGCGCAGCCCCGCGGAAACCTTGCCGAGAATGCTCAGCGGCTCGCTCACGGCTGCGCCTCGAAGGCGCGCTCGGCCGGGTCGCGGCCCTTGCGCATGGCGATGATCGCCTCGAGTGTG harbors:
- a CDS encoding cory-CC-star protein, with the protein product MSEPLSILGKVSAGLREFYVAPYRRTFARARRDEDDLFMLLVFSETLGVPNPAAWYTLELMPALYERFHDWHRRMGMEHSPLDHIACC